GGGGCATAACAAAAGAAGAAGTCGTTGAGGCGGTGAAGCAGGCACTCGAGGAGTGCGGGGCGAGCCTTGAAGAAATCACGGCTTTCGCCTCTGCGAAACTCAAGGAAAATGAACAGGGGTTGCTGGAAGCAGCAGAACTGTTCGGCATTCCGGTTAATTTTTTGCCGGACGAAGTGCTGAACAGCTACAATCCTCCTTCCTCGTCCCAGGCTTCGCGCTTTGGTTTAAAAGGGGTTGCAGAGCCTGCGGCGCTGGCCCTTTCGGAAAAACACGAATTGATTTGCAGGAAGAAAGTCTATGGCAGAGTCACAATCGCAATCGCAAGATAAGGCATCCGGCGGAAAACTCTACGTTGTAGGGATCGGCCCGGGCTCCGTGGAACAGCTTACCTTAAAAGCCCGGGACGTAATCCTCAATGCCGATTATGTCCTCGGGAACAGTACCTACCTGGACCAGATGGAAAGTCTTCTCGACACCCAGGAGGTAATCCGAAGTTTTATGGGAAAAGAGGTTGAAAGAGCCCGGAAAGCCGTGGAACTTGCAAAAACCGCAAACGTGGTCATGCTCAGCGGGGGCGACACCAACGTCTACGGCATGGCCGGCATCGTGCTGGAGGTCGCTGAACACGAGAACCTTGACGTAGACATCGAAATCCTTCCCGGGGTCACAGCAATCCTTGCCGGGGCCAGCATTCTCGGTGCACCCGTGGTGACGGACTTTGCAGTGATCAGTTTAAGCGATCTCTTAACTCCCTGGGAAGTCATCGAAAAGCGGCTTCATATGGCTGCAGACGCTGATTTCGTGATAGGGCTCTACAACCCAAAGAGCCGCAAGAGACAGTCCAACTTTGCAAGGGCAATCGAAATCATTCGCAAGTACAAAGCTGATTCCGTGCCTGTGGGGCTTGTCAAGAATGCTATGAGAGGCGAGGGAGAGGCCCAGATCGTGACAACCCTCGGGGAAGTCATGGAGTATGAGGACTGGGTGGACATGAGCACAGTCATTCTCGTAGGCAACGGGGAGTCCAGGATCTGGAAGTCTCCGAAAAAGGATCTTATCATAACACCCAGGGGGTATCAGAAGAAATATGACTACTGAAAAAAACAATGAAGGGAAAGCCGGAGCTCTTGAAAACCTTGAAGAGTTTACCGAGCTTACCGTGGATGTTGACCCTGAACTTGTGGGCATTTGCAGGGACTCCGGCGCAAGGACTGAAGAGGCAAAAGCCATCTACATGAAAAGCCGGACAATGATCCAGGAAATCATCGGAAACAACACCCCTGAAGACCGTTTCCGCCAGCGCTGCGTAATTGCTACAGGCGACCTCTCGGTTGCCGATATCATGCGCTTTTCGCACGACCCCATCCCTGCAGGCGTCGAAGCTATTAAGAAAGGCGCTCCCATCTTCGTGGACATCAATATGGTAAAAGCCGGGATCACAAAGGTCGGTCACTCCTCTGAAGTGATCTGCGTCCTTGATGAAGACCCGAACGCCGAAATCGCCAACAGATATGGAATTACCCGGACTTCTGCAGGATACCTTGCCGCAAAAGACAAATTGGACGGGAGCATTATCGCAATCGGAAATGCCCCTTCGGCTCTCATTATGGTCTGCAAACTCATTGAAAAAGGGGTCAGGCCTGCCCTTATCATCGGGCTTCCGGTCGGTTTCGTAAACGCAGCCGAGTCTAGGGAAATAGTCCGGAACCTGAAAATTCCCATCCCCTCTATCAGCTGTGTCGGGACAAGGGGCGGGACTCCAATGGCTGTTGCCTGTGTAAACGAGCTCGTAGCAATCGCAAGGGAAAGTGAAGAATAACACTTTCGGCTTTCTCTTTTAATTTTTCTTTCTTTTATCTCGAGCTATTTTTTTGTTTTCTAACCGTTTTTTTAGTTGTAGAATCCCTACATTATTTCTTACTTTATAATAAATTTTTATTTGTGGTTCTCCGTTTTGTAATACAAATCAATAATATATCGTAAGAGTGAAGTGTATATTCTTCTAAGGGTGCATCTGATTGGGCAGCAATGATGGAAAGCTGGTTCTTTTTTTTATGCTTCTGACAATCATTTTGTTTTTTTATGTTTCTCTTCCTTTCATGTTAAGGGGTCCTGCAGCACCGCTTTTTGTAATACACAATCACGATTTAAGGACCATGAAGTGGCAGTTGAAGTATTTGATCAGCAGAACAAATCAATCATAAATGAAACCTGCAGTCTGGAACCTAAATGTGATATGTTACGATCTCGTCCTTTTAGTTTAAGGTTCCACCGGGAAAAAAGAGAATACACATTTAAGGTAATCATGGATGAGCAGATTACAAGCACGGCTAAAATGGAAATTCCCCATAGTCATACCTTCTCTATATTTTTGTTTCAAATTGTGTCAAATGTATGCATATTGTTTGGTACGCGAAGTGATAAATTTAAATGAGCCATCTGATGTGGTTCTGGTAGACCATCGAGAGCCCTACAAGGATAAGTACTACTCCTGCTCCTTTTTTGAAGACCGCATCATATCTTGATATGAGCTTTATTTTTGAAGTGGAGAGGTGTGCCGAATATGCAAGCAGAAGCATGGGTACCGCAAATCCTGCAGAATAAATAGAAAGGGTTAGTGCACCGGTAACAGCGCTTCCTTCTAGGGCTACCATGGTCAGGATTGAGGCAAGGATTGGTCCCACACAGGGGATCCAGAGCACTCCGAGGGAAAGCCCTAACAGAAGACCTGAGATTGGCCCCTCATCTTTCATTCCTGCAAGCATGGGGAATCTTGCAAAGGCGTTAAACAGGCTGATGTCAAAGAGTATTGCTACGCCCATTGTAATGATTAAGATTTCTGCTAGGATTTTCAGCTGACCTATATATGCCTGAAAAACTGCTCCGAAAGCGGAAGTCACAACTCCCATGAGGGTAAAGGATATCGATACCCCAAGTACTATTGCAAGAGGTCTTAACTTTCCTTTTCCTGTCGAGCTTGCCAGAACTGCAGGAAGGAGGGGGAGGATGCATGGGGACAGGACGCTGAGCACTCCTGCGCCAAATGCAGTCAGAGGGGAAATAGCTTCATAATACATGGTTCCGATTCGATGTTTTTCCGTTTAGTTTTTTACGATAGTTTTTTATTCGGAAATAGTTTTACTTTGCATTTCCATTTTCATAGTAAAGAACGGCTCTTTTTATGAGCTCTTCAAACACCTGTTTTTCCCTGAGTCCCTGAACTCTTGCCTGGAATCTGTCCGTGGTGATGTTTCCGTCTTCCTGCATGTAAACGTATTCTCCGTTTTCAATGCCCACGATTACAAAAGAATCAGGGATATAGTATGCTTCGAAATAAGCTCCAATTTGAGGGTTCTTGCCTATATCTCCAGACATGACTGTGATTTTTCCTGTATATTCTGCCGCCAGGTCGCTAAGGATGGGTTCCATTTCCCGACATGCATAGCACCCCTCGGATCCTATTTTCACAAAGACAGGGCCTTCCTGAATGGATGTGTTTATCTGTTCCAGATCGGTCATGTTTACAACAACACTTTTTTCCTGGATTTCCTGAGTACTTGCGGAGTTGTTCGGGTTTTCAGTACAGCCTGCCGTAAAGAGTACAGATACAAGCAGGATTAGCAATATAATTAATTTATTCATGATCTCAACATTGATTTTTCATTTTGTAGTTATTTAGGCTTTCTGTATTAGTAATTCTCTCTTCTCACAAATAATTTTGTTTCTACTGATTCCGAAAGCCTGAATTCTGTAATAGAATTATCCATCAAACACAAATAATTAACCATAAACAAAGGTACTAACTATCTGTGAATTACTATCTGTGAATTACTATCTGTGAATTACTATCTGTGACTATCTGTGAACTTCCTGATTTAAGGGATTCGATATAATAAATATCAATAACTATATTAGAGTCCTGTGGCAGGAATAGATGCAAAATCTGGGAACGAACTGATTAAAACAACAAAATAAAATGGAATTGAAATATAAATATAAAAAGGAAAAGAAACCTAAAAAAGAACTCATTCCTATAGAGGAATGTAATTCCGATACAGAAGCTTAATAGTTATGAATTGTGTAAACCTTTTTCCTTTTCCTTACTTTCCTTCAAGGGTTTTTTCTACGGCGGTCACGACATTTTCAAAATTCTTCTGCCATTCCGTGCCGTGTTTAAGCTGGTTCTGAACGATCGTGCCTTTATCTTCCATTTCTGCGATTTTGGGCTCTATAGGAAGTCTGGCAAGGACGGGGATATTAAAGTCTTCTGCGGCTTTTTCAACGCCTCCACTTCCGAATATATCTATAGACTTATTGCAGTGGGGGCAGATTAGCCCATGCATATTGTCCACAAGCCCTATTATAGGTACATTTAGTTTTTCCGAGAATGTGATTGATTTCCGAACACTGATAAGGGCTACATCCTGAGGGGTTGTAACAAGTACGGAACCATCACAGTTGGGGATAAGCTGGGCTACACTCAGGGGTTCGTCTCCCGTTCCTGGAGGAAGATCGATAATCAGAAAGTCAAGCTCTCCCCAGTAAACTTCTTCCAGGAACTGCTTGATTGCTCCCATTTTGGCAGGCCCCCTCCAGATTACAGGTGAGTCTTTGTTTTCGAGAAGAAAACCAATAGACATTATTGAGAGATTGGGAAGCACCTGGATCGGGAGAATTCCTTCTTCATTTACCTCAGGTCTTGCGGACTCCAGTCCGAAGATTGTAGGGACAGTCGGACCGTGGATATCACAGTCCAGAAGACCTACCCTGTGTCCGCGGAGGGCAAGTCCAACAGCAAGGCTTGCGGCAACTGTACTTTTCCCTACTCCGCCTTTCCCGCTCATTACCATGATCTTGCGTTTGATGCGCCTGAGGTTGACTACGATTTTTGGTTCCTCGGGCTTTTTTGATAAGCTTTCCAGTGGTTGAACTTGATCTTTCATTTTTTATCGCCTGTGTAAAAATTCCGGATTTTTCAGTTTTCCCCGTTTTCAGATGTCTCTTTCATGTGTCAGTATATTCTTTAATGTCAGTACCCTCAGCCCTGATATAGTTACCGCCTTTTATCTCAATCGCTTTTCCTGTGCTGAGGGCAAGTGCTACTTTCATTCTGGCAGCTTTTAGGTCTTCCCAGAAAGCTCTCCTTGATATCCCAACCCTAGTGGCTGCGTCCTCTTGCCTAAGGCCTTCAATGTCTACGAGCCTCAGGGCTTCAAGTTCTTCTACTGTGAGGGACACCACTTCAAGATCCGACATCGGGACCCCTCGGGGCTTGAAATATGTGACATCAGGAGTTTGCTCAACGCGCCTCGGACATTTTGGTCTTCCTCTGCATTTTTTCATAGGTTACTTATGCACATTGTAGAGTAAATATATAACCATTTCTCTTTTCAAATAGAAAACTATAAATATTTACACTCATATGTGTGAAATTGTACTTTCTATATCTCTGGCTTCTCTACGTTTGTGCAGGGTTGATATACCTCTGCTTTCTTTGAATAATTTGCCGAGAAATATATAATTTGAGAGCCAGCGGATTTTATATTGGGGCATAATGTCAACTATCCCTGGGCTAAAGACTCAGAGGCTTGTCTAACAAGCCCTGGTTAACCAGCTCACCGATCAGGAGCAACGGATAATAGGTAAACGATAGGAAAGAATACATAGTTACCCTTGAATGTCGCCTCAGTTTAAGGTTCTAAGGATGCCGGTTGAACAGTTCTGGGAGGTAGGGACAGTGCTTGGATCGTTAAACCTTTACATATTAGATCGAGAGGAGGATGGATTCCTGAATTGACCTGTTCCAGCTATGCTGTAATACTCCAACTTCACGAAGTTGAAGTCTAAAATTCGGATACGTATTACCTTACTTCAGTAGGACGAAACGTTTTTTTTTCGTCCCATTAAATTAATAAGAAACTAATTCAATAAAGCAGGATGTGGAAGTTGACGTATTCCTCCCCTGAGCTAAAAATCCGGGGGTTTCCTGTTGAGGTTTTATGAAAATCTGTATAAGTGCCTGTGGCAAGGATTCTGATTCTGAAGTGGACCCTCAATTCGGGAGATGCAATTATTTCGTGATCATTGATCCGGATACAGGGTCAGTAACATCAATCAAAAATCCCGGTTCGGAAGCCTCCGGCGGTGCAGGGATTCGGGCAGCGGAGGCAATTGTGGGCGAAGAGGTAGATACTCTCTTAACGGGAAGTGTGGGACCGAATGCTTTCTCCATACTCTTTGAAGCAGGTATTGAAATCCGCTCTGGAATAAGAGGTACGGTAGCTTTTGCCCTTCAAGAGTATCAATCAGGAAAGCTTGCCCTCCTTGAGAACTCGAATGCTTCGACTCATAGTGGTATGAGGAAAAGTTGAGTTAAAGGTTCAAACTGAGGTTAAAGGGTCAAACTAAGAACAAAATATCAAAAATCCAAAAAATTTTGTAACAATATTTTATATGATATATTTATAAATATGTAAAATGCCTTACAGTTTAAAAAGGTGACCTGTATGAAAGTATGTATACCTACAAAAGATAACAATGGCATGTCAGGGGCTGTAGAACAGCACTTTGGAAAGGCTCCCACTTATACAATTCTGGATACAGATAGTGGAGAAGTTTCTGTGATCCCCAATACCAGCGAACATATGGGGGGACCAGACCTGCCGCCTAAGTTCCTCCATAAAAAGGGGGTTGAAATTATGCTCTGTTCAGGCCTGGGGTACAAAGCTGTCAAGATGTTTGAGTCTTATGGAATCAATGTTTTCGTGGGTGCCGGAGGCACGGTTCAGGATACAATTGAAGCCTGGAAAGCGGGTAAGCTCTGTAATGCCAATGCTGAAAATTCCTGTGCAGAACATGGGCACGATGAGGCAGGACACGACCATCATCACTGATGGATGCTCAGTTTATGTACAGGATTAGAAGGCGCAGCTCATGAAAATTGCAATTGCAAGCGGTAAAGGCGGCACAGGAAAAACCACAGTTGCAGTAAACCTTGCCCTTGCTCTCGAAGATGTGCAGCTTTTTGACTGTGATGTGGAAGAGCCCAATTGTAACCTGTTTCTGGGTTTTGAACTGGAGCCTGTAGAAGAAGTAACCTGTCTGTTTCCGGAGATCAATACCGATAAGTGTACTCTTTGCGGGAACTGCGCTGATTTCTGCAGGTATAATGCTCTGGCTGCCCTTCCCAAAAAAATCCTGCTCTTTCCTTCCCTTTGCCACGGCTGTGGTGGGTGTAGCTTTGTCTGTCCGGCAGGAGCCGTAGAAGAAAAGTCCAGGTCGATCGGAATAATCGAAAAAGCATCATCTGATGCCTCTCTCAAATTTTTCCAAGGTGTCCTGAACATAGGGGAAGCTATGGCGACGCTGGTCATAAGGTCCCTTTTGCGGCATATCGACGAAAGCAAACCTGCAATCATTGATTCCCCCCCTGGAACGGCATGTCCCGTCCTTGCAGTTCTGGGGTTTGCGGATTACTGTGTTCTCGTAACAGAGTCTACTCCTTTCGGTTTTCATGATTTCCTTCTTGCCCTGGAAGCTGCAAAAGCTCTTAAGGTTCCTGTTGGAGTCGTTCTCAATCGGGACGGGCTTGGGGATTCAAGGGTGGAAGATTTTTGCAGAGCCGAAGGAATTCCTATTCTGCTCCGCATTCCTAATGATAGGATGATTGCCAGGCTCTATTCAGAAGGGATCCCCTTTGTTAAGGAAATGCCTGAGTGGAAGGAAAAGTTCGAAGACATGTTTGAAACAATAAAGTTTGAAACAATAAAAGCACTGGCTTTCAAAAGTACGGGGGTACAATGAGGCAACTGGCTATTATTAGTGGAAAAGGTGGGTGTGGAAAGACCACCCTTACAGCTGCTTTTTCTTCTCTTTCAGAAAATACTGTACTTGCAGACTGTGATGTTGATGCGTCCGACCTGCCTCTGATCCTCAAGCCTCAGGTACTTAAAACAGAGGATTGTCTGGGACTGGAACTTGCTTCCATTGACCTTAAACTCTGTACTGGCTGCGGCATCTGCCGGGAAACCTGCAGATTCGGAGCAGTCCTTGAAAACTTCACAATAAATCCGTATAGCTGTGAAGGCTGTGCGGTCTGTACTGTCGCCTGCCCTGAAAACGCGGTGTCCCTGATGCCAAGAGTTTCCGGACAGGTTATTTCCTCCATAACCCGTTTCGGACCAATGGCTCATGCAAAATTGGGCACTGGAGAGGAAGCAAGTGGAAAACTTGTAACCATGGTCCGAAAAAGGGCCGTAGAACTTGCAGATAGATATTCCTGCAAATTAATTCTTATTGACGGTCCACCCGGCACTGGCTGCCCGGTTATGGCAGCTATTACCGGAACTGACCTTGTCCTTGTGCTTAGCGAACCCACTGTTTCCGGACTCCACGACCTGAAACGAGCAGTCGAACTCACCTCCCATTTCAGAATCCCGACTGTTGCCTGTATTAACAGGTATGATATCAACGAGAAAAAGAGCCTTGAAATTGAGGCTTTTTGCAGGGAAGCCGGAATTTCTCTTCTTGCCCGTTTGCCTTATGCAGACATAACTACAGAGGCAATGATGGAGGAAAAAACTGTGATCGAATATGCCGCTCATTCCAGGGACACCGGTGCTGTAGAGTTCGCAAATATTGTCCGTAACCTCTGGGCAGAGATCGAAATGAGGCTTTCAGATTCTTCCAAAAAAGAAATGTATTCAAAAACCCTCCTGGATAGGAAACCTTAACCTCACATTATAGTTTTTATTGATGTGTTAGAAACTTAAATAATATAACAGCTGTTAGATAATATAGCAGCTGTTAAAACTATAACAGCTGTTAAATATATTGCAGTCTGTTCTTTTAATATTATTCCTAAATAGTTGATAACTTAAGTAGTAATTCGGTAGTGAGTTCAATAAATAGTTGTTGAGGGAATAAAATGGATTATACTCAGCTTGCAGAGAAACTGGTCAAGTTCCTTGACCTCAGGTACGAACCGGTGGCAGTAAAAGTTGTTAAAAAAGGAGAGCCTATACCCGAAGGGTATCAAGAGCCCGAGAAAAACCTCAGGCACTGTCAGTCTATTATGAAAGCCAGGAAAGGGGAATCTTTCATAATTCCTGCAGGTAAACATGCCTGCGTGGTAGGGGCTTCAGGCCTTGGGCTTATTCCTACACCTCCAAAAGTGGCTTCAGGGGAGTTCCACCACAACCTGGGAATGTTTAACAGCGTG
The Methanosarcina sp. WWM596 DNA segment above includes these coding regions:
- a CDS encoding cobalamin biosynthesis protein is translated as MIIGIGTRRGITKEEVVEAVKQALEECGASLEEITAFASAKLKENEQGLLEAAELFGIPVNFLPDEVLNSYNPPSSSQASRFGLKGVAEPAALALSEKHELICRKKVYGRVTIAIAR
- the cobJ gene encoding precorrin-3B C(17)-methyltransferase, yielding MAESQSQSQDKASGGKLYVVGIGPGSVEQLTLKARDVILNADYVLGNSTYLDQMESLLDTQEVIRSFMGKEVERARKAVELAKTANVVMLSGGDTNVYGMAGIVLEVAEHENLDVDIEILPGVTAILAGASILGAPVVTDFAVISLSDLLTPWEVIEKRLHMAADADFVIGLYNPKSRKRQSNFARAIEIIRKYKADSVPVGLVKNAMRGEGEAQIVTTLGEVMEYEDWVDMSTVILVGNGESRIWKSPKKDLIITPRGYQKKYDY
- a CDS encoding precorrin-8X methylmutase; protein product: MTTEKNNEGKAGALENLEEFTELTVDVDPELVGICRDSGARTEEAKAIYMKSRTMIQEIIGNNTPEDRFRQRCVIATGDLSVADIMRFSHDPIPAGVEAIKKGAPIFVDINMVKAGITKVGHSSEVICVLDEDPNAEIANRYGITRTSAGYLAAKDKLDGSIIAIGNAPSALIMVCKLIEKGVRPALIIGLPVGFVNAAESREIVRNLKIPIPSISCVGTRGGTPMAVACVNELVAIARESEE
- a CDS encoding cytochrome c biogenesis CcdA family protein; this encodes MYYEAISPLTAFGAGVLSVLSPCILPLLPAVLASSTGKGKLRPLAIVLGVSISFTLMGVVTSAFGAVFQAYIGQLKILAEILIITMGVAILFDISLFNAFARFPMLAGMKDEGPISGLLLGLSLGVLWIPCVGPILASILTMVALEGSAVTGALTLSIYSAGFAVPMLLLAYSAHLSTSKIKLISRYDAVFKKGAGVVLILVGLSMVYQNHIRWLI
- a CDS encoding co-chaperone YbbN; protein product: MNKLIILLILLVSVLFTAGCTENPNNSASTQEIQEKSVVVNMTDLEQINTSIQEGPVFVKIGSEGCYACREMEPILSDLAAEYTGKITVMSGDIGKNPQIGAYFEAYYIPDSFVIVGIENGEYVYMQEDGNITTDRFQARVQGLREKQVFEELIKRAVLYYENGNAK
- a CDS encoding Mrp/NBP35 family ATP-binding protein codes for the protein MKDQVQPLESLSKKPEEPKIVVNLRRIKRKIMVMSGKGGVGKSTVAASLAVGLALRGHRVGLLDCDIHGPTVPTIFGLESARPEVNEEGILPIQVLPNLSIMSIGFLLENKDSPVIWRGPAKMGAIKQFLEEVYWGELDFLIIDLPPGTGDEPLSVAQLIPNCDGSVLVTTPQDVALISVRKSITFSEKLNVPIIGLVDNMHGLICPHCNKSIDIFGSGGVEKAAEDFNIPVLARLPIEPKIAEMEDKGTIVQNQLKHGTEWQKNFENVVTAVEKTLEGK
- a CDS encoding DUF134 domain-containing protein, which gives rise to MKKCRGRPKCPRRVEQTPDVTYFKPRGVPMSDLEVVSLTVEELEALRLVDIEGLRQEDAATRVGISRRAFWEDLKAARMKVALALSTGKAIEIKGGNYIRAEGTDIKEYTDT
- a CDS encoding NifB/NifX family molybdenum-iron cluster-binding protein, encoding MKICISACGKDSDSEVDPQFGRCNYFVIIDPDTGSVTSIKNPGSEASGGAGIRAAEAIVGEEVDTLLTGSVGPNAFSILFEAGIEIRSGIRGTVAFALQEYQSGKLALLENSNASTHSGMRKS
- a CDS encoding NifB/NifX family molybdenum-iron cluster-binding protein, which gives rise to MKVCIPTKDNNGMSGAVEQHFGKAPTYTILDTDSGEVSVIPNTSEHMGGPDLPPKFLHKKGVEIMLCSGLGYKAVKMFESYGINVFVGAGGTVQDTIEAWKAGKLCNANAENSCAEHGHDEAGHDHHH
- a CDS encoding ATP-binding protein — translated: MKIAIASGKGGTGKTTVAVNLALALEDVQLFDCDVEEPNCNLFLGFELEPVEEVTCLFPEINTDKCTLCGNCADFCRYNALAALPKKILLFPSLCHGCGGCSFVCPAGAVEEKSRSIGIIEKASSDASLKFFQGVLNIGEAMATLVIRSLLRHIDESKPAIIDSPPGTACPVLAVLGFADYCVLVTESTPFGFHDFLLALEAAKALKVPVGVVLNRDGLGDSRVEDFCRAEGIPILLRIPNDRMIARLYSEGIPFVKEMPEWKEKFEDMFETIKFETIKALAFKSTGVQ
- a CDS encoding ATP-binding protein, with product MRQLAIISGKGGCGKTTLTAAFSSLSENTVLADCDVDASDLPLILKPQVLKTEDCLGLELASIDLKLCTGCGICRETCRFGAVLENFTINPYSCEGCAVCTVACPENAVSLMPRVSGQVISSITRFGPMAHAKLGTGEEASGKLVTMVRKRAVELADRYSCKLILIDGPPGTGCPVMAAITGTDLVLVLSEPTVSGLHDLKRAVELTSHFRIPTVACINRYDINEKKSLEIEAFCREAGISLLARLPYADITTEAMMEEKTVIEYAAHSRDTGAVEFANIVRNLWAEIEMRLSDSSKKEMYSKTLLDRKP